In Acropora palmata chromosome 7, jaAcrPala1.3, whole genome shotgun sequence, one genomic interval encodes:
- the LOC141887347 gene encoding uncharacterized protein LOC141887347 isoform X1: MAAKRRRGTLELVEIMAAEGGSSEGSSSDSSDDDSMDDLELLLLQNIFCGREFDVHLNFEDISEDDFPSLFRKKKLWYKHEQTKKRRFQKHDFVQLVNGLKLPDFYFCQQRYMSWNRGITDFTTEALLSKQVVRLDTHVWQARA, encoded by the exons ATGGCGGCGAAACGTCG ACGAGGTACATTAGAACTCGTAGAAATTATGGCAGCCGAAGGTGGAAGTAGTGAGGGGTCTTCAAGCGATAGCTCAGATGACGATAGTATGGATGACTTGGAGTTGCTGTTacttcaaaatatattttgtggGAGAGAATTTGATGTTCATTTGAACTTTGAGGACATAAGTGAGGATGACTTCCCAAGTTTGTTCAG aaaaaagaaattatggTACAAACATGAACAAACGAAAAAGAGAAG GTTTCAAAAGCATGATTTTGTTCAGTTAGTAAACGGACTTAAACTCCCAGATTTCTACTTTTGCCAGCAACGTTATATGTCCTGGAACAGAGGCATTACTGATTTTACTACGGAGGCTCTCTTATCCAAACAGGTGGTGCGACTTGACACACATGTTTGGCAGGCCAGAGCCTGA
- the LOC141887347 gene encoding uncharacterized protein LOC141887347 isoform X2 produces the protein MAAKRRRGTLELVEIMAAEGGSSEGSSSDSSDDDSMDDLELLLLQNIFCGREFDVHLNFEDISEDDFPSLFRFQKHDFVQLVNGLKLPDFYFCQQRYMSWNRGITDFTTEALLSKQVVRLDTHVWQARA, from the exons ATGGCGGCGAAACGTCG ACGAGGTACATTAGAACTCGTAGAAATTATGGCAGCCGAAGGTGGAAGTAGTGAGGGGTCTTCAAGCGATAGCTCAGATGACGATAGTATGGATGACTTGGAGTTGCTGTTacttcaaaatatattttgtggGAGAGAATTTGATGTTCATTTGAACTTTGAGGACATAAGTGAGGATGACTTCCCAAGTTTGTTCAG GTTTCAAAAGCATGATTTTGTTCAGTTAGTAAACGGACTTAAACTCCCAGATTTCTACTTTTGCCAGCAACGTTATATGTCCTGGAACAGAGGCATTACTGATTTTACTACGGAGGCTCTCTTATCCAAACAGGTGGTGCGACTTGACACACATGTTTGGCAGGCCAGAGCCTGA
- the LOC141887347 gene encoding uncharacterized protein LOC141887347 isoform X3: MAAEGGSSEGSSSDSSDDDSMDDLELLLLQNIFCGREFDVHLNFEDISEDDFPSLFRKKKLWYKHEQTKKRRFQKHDFVQLVNGLKLPDFYFCQQRYMSWNRGITDFTTEALLSKQVVRLDTHVWQARA; this comes from the exons ATGGCAGCCGAAGGTGGAAGTAGTGAGGGGTCTTCAAGCGATAGCTCAGATGACGATAGTATGGATGACTTGGAGTTGCTGTTacttcaaaatatattttgtggGAGAGAATTTGATGTTCATTTGAACTTTGAGGACATAAGTGAGGATGACTTCCCAAGTTTGTTCAG aaaaaagaaattatggTACAAACATGAACAAACGAAAAAGAGAAG GTTTCAAAAGCATGATTTTGTTCAGTTAGTAAACGGACTTAAACTCCCAGATTTCTACTTTTGCCAGCAACGTTATATGTCCTGGAACAGAGGCATTACTGATTTTACTACGGAGGCTCTCTTATCCAAACAGGTGGTGCGACTTGACACACATGTTTGGCAGGCCAGAGCCTGA
- the LOC141886339 gene encoding uncharacterized protein LOC141886339, which yields MIFNEILTDIHRRFGHLLHNLDLVWLDPQAFAEAIFEKGSPLRDCWGFIDGTARPICRPIRNQKIMFSGHKRTHCVKFQSVITPNGLICHLFGPLEGRRHDAFMLHESGLLQELARKMNKANGDPYVIYGDPAYPVRRHILAPFRGAQLTPAEQNFNAATSAVRTSVEWGYGKIIKYFAFLDFSKNMKVLLQPVGKLYIVAALLVNCHTCLYGSQTTQFFAVDAPELETYLNNC from the exons ATGATTTTCAATGAG ATTCTTACAGACATTCATAGGAGATTTGGTCATCTGTTGCACAATTTAGACCTTGTTTGGCTAGATCCTCAGGCCTTTGCAGAAGCCATTTTTGAAAAGGGATCTCCACTCAGAGATTGTTGGGGTTTTATCGATGGGACAGCCAGACCGATTTGTAGACCAATCAGGAATCAAAAGATTATGTTTTCTGGTCACAAGAGGACCCACTGTGTAAAATTCCAG TCTGTGATTACACCAAACGGTCTAATTTGTCACCTGTTTGGGCCGTTAGAGGGACGTCGCCATGATGCATTTATGTTGCATGAAAGTGGTTTGCTTCAGGAACTGGCAAGAAAGATGAACAAGGCCAATGGAGATCCCTATGTCATCTATGGGGATCCTGCTTACCCTGTCAGGAGGCATATTTTAGCTCCATTTAGAGGTGCTCAGCTTACACCAGCtgaacaaaatttcaatgcaGCCACGAGTGCTGTTCGCACAAGTGTAGAATGGGGGTATGGaaagataataaaatattttgcctTTCTCGACTTTTCTAAAAACATGAAAGTTCTTTTGCAGCCAGTAGGTAAGCTGTACATAGTAGCTGCTTTGTTAGTGAACTGCCACACTTGCTTGTATGGATCGCAAACCACCCAGTTTTTCGCTGTGGATGCCCCTGAGCTGGAAACCTATTTAAACAATTGTTAG
- the LOC141887346 gene encoding uncharacterized protein LOC141887346: MAPFRWPKVENDIALLKEIVARRPSKADEWEDIAEFLSSLFSTDNNPVVLKGRGCRERSELLIKKFKSEERKTLKRSGTEEEYDDLKSLLEDITTFVDDMPVVNVVKQKKKEEQDKAKGLAMRKAAMETYTKNMCSATNSQGQEKDEELFSAGCSKKTKRGRTGSSQMLSYLSTKHENNIKVKERKLDLEERKLQLEEKRLALEEIKWNMMMTLHGNTQDDS, encoded by the exons ATGGCACCATTTCGCTGGCCCAAAGTGGAAAACGACATTgctcttttgaaagaaatagtGGCACGGCGCCCCAGTAAAGCAGACGAATGGGAGGACATTGCGGAGTTTCTTTCGAGTTTGTTTTCAACCGACAACAATCCAGTGGTGCTTAAAGGAAGAGGATGCAGAGAGAGAAGTGAGCttttaataaagaaatttaAGTCCGAAGAGCGTAAAACTCTGAAGAG ATCGGGAACTGAGGAGGAATACGATGATCTGAAATCTTTGCTGGAAGACATAACGACTTTTGTGGACGACATGCCAGTAGTAAATGTagtcaaacaaaagaaaaaggaagaacaagACAAAGCTAAAGGGTTAGCGATGCGGAAGGCCGCTATGGAAACGTATACTA AAAATATGTGCAGTGCTACTAACAGCCAAGGTCAAGAGAAGGATGAAGAACTGTTTTCTGCAG GATGctcaaagaaaactaaaagaGGCCGCACTGGTTCCTCCCAAATGCTTTCTTATTTAAGTACAAAGCATGAAAATAATATCAAAGTGAAAGAGAGGAAATTAGATCTCGAAGAGAGGAAGCTTCAGCTAGAAGAAAAGAGGTTGGCGCTTGAAGAAATAAAGTGGAATATGATGATGACACTCCATGGTAACACTCAAGATGACTCATAA